A single Eremothecium sinecaudum strain ATCC 58844 chromosome VIII, complete sequence DNA region contains:
- the MMM1 gene encoding ERMES complex subunit MMM1 (Syntenic homolog of Ashbya gossypii AAL166C; Syntenic homolog of Saccharomyces cerevisiae YLL006W (MMM1)): protein MDTLIKSAGHVTSLNYTWDAKDIYGGSYENVTGNDTTNLGARYNITDQLRLLDEHIRQYLPENLQKVLLERIESSIRSEIDKTDLMTSASESTTPKTQITLSVFDNSYPTVATLMPSSFSSWSFAQGLIVGQLSVIVVLFLFVKFFFFGEGSSKHAIENSSTDSNSPIGSSSSFMAPPLLSATTSRLFSTLIKRGGKDGSSIVEDKENERTRQINSILEKTYYDVETHAPESLDWFNVLIAQTIQQFREEALLKDNIIHSLDDFIARKSSELPNYLDCIKITELDIGDDFPIFSNCRIQYSPNLNKRRLEAKIDIDLRDRFALGIETKLLFNYPKPLAASLPVQLTVSMVRFQACLTVSLTTAEEFVSTMTDTSENPNEAEHGHYLVFSFSPDYKMEYDIKTLIGARSKLENIPKISSLVEYQIRKWFMDRCVEPRFQFVKLPSMWPRSKNTREEKTAQEEELSKASGNGKN from the coding sequence ATGGACACTTTAATTAAAAGTGCGGGGCATGTAACCTCGTTAAATTATACGTGGGATGCGAAGGATATATATGGCGGGAGTTATGAAAACGTCACAGGAAATGATACTACAAATTTAGGCGCTAGATATAACATTACTGATCAACTACGCTTATTAGATGAACATATACGTCAGTATTTGCCAGAAAATCTGCAGAAAGTGCTTTTGGAAAGAATTGAGAGTAGTATTCGCAGCGAAATTGATAAAACAGACTTAATGACATCCGCTAGTGAAAGTACTACTCCGAAAACTCAGATTACATTATCGGTGTTTGACAATAGTTATCCTACAGTTGCTACTTTAATGCCCTCGTCATTCTCTTCCTGGTCTTTTGCACAAGGACTAATTGTAGGACAACTGAGTGTTATAGTGGTGCTATTTCTCTTCGTCaagttcttctttttcGGTGAAGGGTCCTCTAAACACGCTATTGAAAACTCTTCAACGGACTCCAATTCACCAATTGGGAGCTCATCTAGTTTCATGGCACCGCCGTTATTATCAGCTACAACCAGTCGGTTATTCTCTACATTAATTAAACGAGGCGGAAAGGACGGATCATCTATTGTGGAAGATAAAGAAAATGAGCGTACGAGACAAATAAACAGTATTTTAGAAAAAACTTACTACGATGTGGAAACACATGCGCCAGAGTCTCTGGACTGGtttaatgttttaattGCACAAACTATTCAACAATTCCGTGAGGAAGCATTGCTAAAAGACAATATTATACATTCGCTTGATGATTTTATTGCCAGAAAATCAAGCGAGCTTCCGAATTACCTTGATTGTATTAAAATAACAGAATTGGATATTGGCGATGATTTCCCTATCTTTTCGAATTGTCGAATTCAATACTCCCCTAATTTAAATAAACGCAGACTGGAAGCCAAAATTGATATTGACTTACGGGATCGTTTTGCACTAGGTATCGAGACAAAGCTTCTCTTTAATTATCCTAAACCATTAGCAGCCTCACTTCCCGTGCAGCTTACTGTTTCAATGGTGAGGTTTCAAGCTTGCCTTACAGTTTCGCTCACAACGGCCGAAGAATTTGTTTCTACAATGACCGATACATCAGAAAATCCCAATGAAGCAGAACATGGGCATTATCTTGTGTTCTCTTTTTCCCCAGACTATAAAATGGAGTACGACATCAAAACTCTAATTGGAGCCAGATCGAAATTAGAAAATATTCCGAAAATAAGCAGTCTAGTTGAGTATCAAATAAGGAAATGG
- the LMO1 gene encoding Lmo1p (Syntenic homolog of Ashbya gossypii AAL165W; Syntenic homolog of Saccharomyces cerevisiae YLL007C), giving the protein MIRSPVKQKREDKSLDPGCLRLNPNSSRLRIDEVLKALKVNNANPSSPQANTLTMVNLVFKNCDEQQLINLLIVKRSFWSNFYSLMNKYAYSNSLLCSALSVLRITENLLLEAKGSKLLEALSAFSIGMHGNYDILTVLAGELMAAEEPSQSKNDIISILGNYIACLNKFAKLSPDDAAPVVAEVYTALKKGRILAAVAYYLDESTEARSRDAIIHMFFSPFKSMLTFMSSTKVSTNTTHLAKQLERSIEKIFYLNKSVKELFLKINNEFKDPSCFSILEIIDLNAILKDDNLSLKKKITEQLMFEEQPFPLFSGSIGITKVVFEYCTSKYNGAKTPNYIFQILLNREAVTFALVNRLLSFWIESHAKASTDLESLLQLVNTLFDKVDKEINKGGQESPVLDRTLELINSFSYEKLRKFQVQLLKGKQHQRWNKQGAQFNNVLSKQVEEYVKQQRVFQLQIGIWVYADDPVAAYRTKNPKFFYLVLSDNHYNLLAREFKYRIERTPTVEQNKIISPDGDAVLGLSTIVIPLKRIIDYRSRELVGKNITQPHKRLINMSRNASYTEVQLVGKNEKLLLTFYLDNKEASYIWFDGLQLIASQRQNKVSKPTKNQIETLIDIRKNIQMVGLSHYNFLEGFDEYTDDDDEYYDLDALSILTEDFFYD; this is encoded by the coding sequence ATGATAAGGTCACCTGTAAAACAAAAGCGGGAAGATAAGTCACTTGACCCTGGTTGTCTAAGATTAAATCCAAATTCTTCTAGACTTCGGATTGATGAAGTTTTGAAAGCATTGAAAGTGAATAATGCGAATCCGAGCTCACCGCAGGCCAACACCTTGACTATGGTAAACTTGGTGTTTAAGAACTGTGATGAACAACAATTGataaatttattaattGTCAAACGCTCTTTTTGGTCGAATTTTTACAGTTTGATGAACAAGTATGCCTACAGTAATAGCTTGCTTTGCTCAGCACTATCGGTGTTACGAATAACTGAAAATTTACTATTAGAGGCTAAAGGTAGCAAGTTACTTGAAGCTTTGAGTGCATTCTCTATTGGAATGCATGGAAACTACGATATTTTAACGGTTCTTGCGGGGGAATTAATGGCTGCAGAAGAGCCTTCTCAATCAAAAAATGATATTATCAGCATTCTCGGAAATTATATTGCTTGTTTGAATAAATTTGCTAAACTATCACCAGATGATGCAGCACCAGTAGTTGCAGAAGTTTATACAGCGTTGAAGAAAGGGAGGATACTAGCTGCAGTGGCATATTACTTGGATGAATCCACTGAAGCTAGGTCACGTGATGCTATAATACATATGTTTTTCAGTCCATTCAAGTCTATGTTAACGTTTATGTCCAGTACTAAGGTTTCTACAAATACTACCCATTTAGCTAAACAACTAGAGCGCAGTATTGAGAAAATCTTTTACCTCAACAAATCTGTTAAAGAATTATTCCTTAAAATAAACAATGAATTCAAGGATCCCTCCTGTTTCAGTATCTTGGAGATAATAGATTTGAATGCAATACTCAAAGATGATAATTTATccttgaagaagaagataacGGAACAGCTGATGTTTGAAGAACAGCCATTTCCATTGTTTAGCGGAAGTATTGGCATCACTAAAGTGGTTTTTGAGTACTGTACTTCGAAATATAATGGTGCCAAAACACCAAACtatatttttcaaatattaTTGAACAGAGAGGCAGTTACATTCGCTTTGGTGAATAGGCTACTTTCATTTTGGATTGAATCGCATGCTAAAGCTTCTACAGACCTAGAATCCTTATTGCAATTGGTAAATACTTTGTTCGATAAAGTCGACAAGGAAATAAATAAAGGCGGCCAAGAATCTCCTGTTCTGGACAGGACATTGGAATTAATCAACTCATTTTCTTATGAAAAGCTTAGAAAATTCCAGGTACAGCTGCTGAAAGGTAAGCAACATCAAAGATGGAACAAGCAAGGTGCTCAGTTCAACAACGTTCTTTCCAAACAAGTTGAAGAATATGTCAAACAGCAAAGAGTATTTCAACTGCAAATTGGTATATGGGTTTACGCAGATGATCCAGTAGCTGCTTACCGTACGAAGAATCCTAAATTTTTCTATCTAGTGCTTTCAGATAACCACTATAATTTATTGGCGAGGGAATTCAAGTACAGAATTGAAAGAACTCCCACTGTTGAGCAAAATAAAATTATCTCACCCGATGGAGATGCCGTACTTGGACTGTCAACTATTGTAATCCCATTGAAGCGTATAATTGATTATAGATCAAGGGAATTGGTAGGTAAAAACATTACCCAACCACATAAAAGGTTAATTAATATGTCCCGTAATGCTTCTTATACTGAGGTACAGTTAGTTGGTAAAAACGAAAAATTGCTTCTAACCTTTTATCTTGATAATAAAGAGGCTTCATATATATGGTTTGATGGTTTACAGCTAATTGCATCACAGAGGCAGAATAAAGTATCCAAGCCTACAAAAAATCAGATCGAAACATTAATAGATATTAGGAAGAATATCCAAATGGTTGGATTAAGCCATTATAACTTTTTGGAAGGCTTTGATGAATATactgatgatgatgatgagtATTACGATTTAGACGCATTAAGCATTCTGACTGAAGACTTTTTCTACGATTAA